From Selenomonadales bacterium:
ACGCGAATACGGAAGCGCATACCGTTTACCGGGTGCACCTGCCGCCAAGAGGATCGACGCCATGCTGGCAGCCATTCCGAGACAAATCGTCGAAACATTCGGCCGAATATACTGCATCGTATCATAGATCGCAAGACCTGCCGTTACGACACCGCCCGGGCTGTTGATATACAAATGGATATCTTTATCAGGGTCTTCCGACTCCAAGAACAAGAGCTGCGCAATCACCAGATTGGCAACATTGTCATCGATCGGACCGCTCAACATGATAATACGATCTTTCAAAAGTCGGGAATAAATATCGTATGCACGTTCACCACGGCTCGACTGTTCCACGACCATCGGCACATAATTCACAGAAATTCACCTCTATCTGCAGAAATCCTCTCGGATATCCGTTCGTTCTTATTT
This genomic window contains:
- the clpP gene encoding ATP-dependent Clp endopeptidase proteolytic subunit ClpP, encoding MVVEQSSRGERAYDIYSRLLKDRIIMLSGPIDDNVANLVIAQLLFLESEDPDKDIHLYINSPGGVVTAGLAIYDTMQYIRPNVSTICLGMAASMASILLAAGAPGKRYALPYSRVMIHQPHGGAQGQATDIEIHAKEILRLREIGNEIFVRHTGQPYEKIQMDTERDFFMSSEEAKEYGIIDSVITRAADTVGNPK